The Glycine max cultivar Williams 82 chromosome 3, Glycine_max_v4.0, whole genome shotgun sequence sequence AACAAAGGAACAAAGGAAATTACTTTGGAGGGTAAGAGACTCACATTATAACTGTTGACAATATTCTGAAAAAGATTTTTTGAAGTTGTATTTATACCAATCAAGATGTTCTACTGAAATTTTGTATGCCGCTCCTTTGATTCTCTGCTTATGTTGCATTTTCCAACAATTGTATATTCTTTGAAACACACTTCAGCTGAAGGCAGCCTCATTTTTTATACTAAGAACTCTGATATCTAGCTCGATTTACTGTTTGATGCTAACCTGCTCAGTCTGGACTTTTTTTTGGATGGGTGCATTGCACTCATCTTCAAATTTATAATCTGAAAGTATTCTGTGGCTCGGTCtattatttgaattactttTATAACCTAGTGTATAATTTTAACTCCTCACTTTCCATTCAGTGGAATGCATAAGGCAGAAGTTGATTGCTCAGGATAACTCACTTCAGTTAATGGTAATAGCCTGATTTCTGTCTTAACGTGCATTATTTCACTAACATCAATGGATATCTTTATCTGAACAAATGAGACTGATAGTCTGGTTTTAAATCAGACTAAaggacaagaagaaattaaagcaATCATTGAAGGGAGCCTGAAATCTTTAGCTGAACAAATGAGCCATGTTTCAAAGAAAGAGAAGTTACGGGAAGTATATTTGGCGGTTTCTGCGTTGCCTCAGCTAATTGAAGCCTCTCTGCAAAACGTACAAAATGATCTCCGTAACATCACCAAGGAAATGCAGGCACGTACCATATGACAATAATGATTAAAACATGAACACGTagtaaacttttaatttttaaggttaggtacatataatttttacaatgtAAAGATTTCTTGAAACcctcttctcatttttttttcaccacTATAGTTACCCAGATGACTGTCAACAATGATACTTTACTAATGAGTACTTGCAGGAAATTTCTTGCAATCTAAAAAGCGTCAACCAAAAGGATCTGGCGCCGACCACTTTGTCTTCAAAGGTGCTTTATCTCTATTAATGAACCATTAACATACTTcgctgttatttttttaatggtaaATGTACTATTAGCTTGTTCCATTTTTTCATTTGTGAAAGATTACGTGCTCTTGAATCCTGATTATTCTTTCCATTGTTGGCTTGCAGAGTATTACCAAACAGATTACCACACCGAAAATGCGTCAGCCTCTTGCTAAGTATGTTTAACTTTTAACTTCGCCTACTCTACTATTAGTGTCTAATCAATTAGAGAAGTTACATCCATTTGTCTGCATTATTTGTCAATTTCagtaagttttatttatgaAGCAATTTTGAAGCATTGACATGacatatatttatcatatacttttcaatttgtatattaataatattatcatataCTTTTCACTACAAAATGTGAGGACTAATATACTGtggattgaatttaattttttatggcaTGACATATATTTGATCTGAAAGAGATAGATTAGTGACAATTATTTATTTCGTAGCTTTCATATGTGTGTAAGTTGTTCCAAACAACATGATagttgagtaaaaaaaactcgATTTATTGGATTAAACCGCTGCATTGCTTTGTGGCTGAATGAATTAGATTTGACAAACACATTATCTCAAAAAATAGAGAATAACACTATTTGTTAGGACTTTGTAGTTGAGATGTCCTCGTTTATTTAAGTCTCGATCAATCAGTGCTATTATTGAAAGTTGAGGGAGCTTTATGATTTAAGTACCACATTcagtaatttattttactcaATGTGGGACTCTGATTGTATGATAAGTTTCCTTCTTCTCCGGGAGGAAACCTGATCCTATCGATATTCATTAATCCagcaatataaaaaaagaaaaaaaaatcataaactattAAATATGGTTCATTTTTCCGTAATTAATGTATTTCCAAATTCTCACCTTCTGAACCGGTGAGTCATTTCTTTTGGAGGCTATTCATCCTTTGTTCTTTAGAATTGTGCGTTTCCTATTTTTTCACAACAAACACGTGATAGCAATTATTCGATTTTCTGCACTCttaatcattagttttatttataatatccaCCTTTGCTATTTGGCTGACAAAATCCAGCTATATCGGAGTGCTGATTTATTTTATAGTATACTTGTTTCTCCAATTGTATCGAATTGTTAATGCTTTATATTTACGACTAGTTATATCTGACACTTGCAAAAGCATCTGTTATGATTATAAGCATGACCAAGGTCAAGGTATTTTTCTTGACTTTAGTGAGGCGAAGGTGAGCATACAAGCTACTGTAGCTCCAGAGGTGGAAATGGGAGGCTGGAAGccagtaaaaaaagaaagagtccCTTTTTCAGATAGAAGAAAATATGATATggtgcaaaagaaaaaagaaccaCACATTGAGaaggtattttaaaaaaaattgtctctttCTATTCATGATCAGAAAGTTACATGCCCTTTTATTAGTTGAATTATGATACGAACAGTCATATAAGAAGCATTTGACAGTGAGAATTGTCACTTAATTTTCATGttaatgatttctttttattaatttcagtATTTTACAAATCTTATGTGTGTTTTATCAATTGTCATGTGCTATTTCAATGACAGTATATAAGGGGAGGTAGAGACTGTGCTATTGTcatagaatctgatgaggataTTGATGGAGGTTTTTCCTGCTTGTTCCAAGAAAACTCAGGTAGTTGACAAAACGACAATAGAACttcttgattttcttttatattatagGCAATgaatactactactactactatatgactataattaaaaatgcaCACTGTGGCCAGATTTTAATTATGGAAATTTGTGTGCATTGTACTATAAAGCTAACTGTGTATTAATTGATTtgcaatatatatttaatttaactcTTTATAAATATCTTGTTATTCGTCATTTGAATAGAAATAATAACTGCTGTAAATGTATGTTTCCACGGAGAACAGGAGAAGACCTTCTTGGCAACTTGACCAAGGAAACAGAGGAAGAAACTGAGCGAATTTTGCGGAAAGCAAGGAGGCGCAAGAGGAAAGTATTTTAATACTACAATAACAATATAGTGAAGGTAACATCTTCCACTTCTGACTCCATGTGCATATCACTATAACAATATGTTAGATTGAAtcgtttcaactttcaattattttattcacccaaaaaaaaactttcaactATTTTATTCTGTACGAAAGAAGGCAAACCTAAGTCTACCAAATATTTATGCAATTTTGCAAGTCATGGGTAATATTGAATTGTCAACAAGCTATGTTTACAATTCAGTAACAGTTAAGGACAGTAAAATGGATGTCATTTGAATGCCTCTTTCTTGGTTGTGCAGGAGGAATTTGATACTTTTAGATGcagaaggaaacaaaaaaacCCGGGCTAAATTTTGGATAAAAGGTTATGGAACTTTTGGTATTTTTCCTAATAAAGTGAAATCTCACCTTAAAAATTAGTATCAATCTTTGCTATACGGATACTACTCATTTGTAACTTTAATTAGCAATAGTATCAAAACCACGTATTAAACTGTATCTAAGTTTATCTTAAAGAAATTGTTCGTTTTTATTTGGTTTGTTAACTAGTATTAATTTTGTACAGTGCATTTTCACCCGTAGAAAGTTCTTTGTTCTTTCTATTTTGATTGCAAGATATTCAACTTCACTGAAAGCTTACTAAGTTTTTTCATTCCTTGTAGTTTTATTACAATATACAtgtaacaaatatttataatactttttacgactttatcttattttttttctcaatttatcACACCATATTATCATATCTTATCTcacattttttctcttatttttctcacATTGTAAAGAAATCATTAGTTCATTATAGtaattacaaaaaagaaaaaattgacagAAAAAAAGAGGAGAAATATTTCAGAAGACAATTGAACTTTTTCTGAAGAAAACTGTGTTCGCAGTTCCAAATTGTTGGGCCTTCTTGAGCCTTGTGTTGGTAGAAACTTGGAAAGGGGATTGATATTGGCCCCAACCTTATTGTTACTGGCCCCTACAATAATGAGAAAAAGACCTTTTTACCCTTCACTCTTCCCTTCACCTTCTTCTCTCCCAATCCATCACCTCCATGCGCAGCCATCATAACCGCCGACCACCTCCGCACCTTGCGGCCATCTTACCTCGTCTCCTCCATGCCGCGCACCACCACCACTAACCAAATACCAAAACCATCATACACACACCCACATGGGTCAGATCTACGCGCGACCTCCTCACCATGCACACCCACCCCGGCCAAATCTAAACCCAAAGACCCCAACGCCGCTCCTGACTCCAGCCATGCGGCCACCGCAAAACCACCCCTGCACCACCATGTCCAAACACCACAGTGGCACTTCTCCTTCTCCATGAGTAATATGCGGCCACATTCGCGACGCTTCTCCTTTTCGATGACGGCATAAGATCATGGATATTAGAATGTTCCCCCCGCACAACGTATTGTTTGGGTCGAGGTGCGCGGAGGTGCTCAACGGAAATACGATTCGGTttcaatattcaataaaaaccAAATTGTGTTTCCGTTTCGTTGTggggtgcaaaaaaaaaaaaatacacagcaCTACCGCATAATCATATTTTccttgtgcaatttttttttcacatcccCACTTGTACATTAATTGCACGTTGTATAATGGAAtcctatttttttgttgtataattttttttcacacccCTACTTGTGTAACAGAAGCATGATTTCGCTCTACAATGTGGGGATGGGTAGTTTTGGAAATTTAGAAATGTGGGTGGGACTAGGAGCAATACTGTTGGGGCCAACCCCCATTTGGAAATGGTAGAAGGATTGGATTTTCTTTAGGTCATTGGATATACGGACGTTATGCATCTAAACCCAGAAGCTCCCAACATTCCTTGCTAAAATGATTGTTCTTGTTAGTATGTTAGCAAAAATcagaaattaatattaataattgttaGTATAATACATAATATCCCAGTTCCACATAATCTCGTCACAACACAATGCATATAGTCAATTGGGCTACCATAGAATGTCTTCATCCCTAAAATTGTGCAACGTTCTCTCACAAATTGTATATAGGATTAcgggtttttctcttttcatgtaATATcacttcgttttttttttttattgaaacatCACTCCGTACATCCAATGAGATGTCGTATTTACGATGGTGAGATAGTTTTTCACTAATTTGCtactaatcataattttaatttgttggttGAACGCCCCTACCCCATTAGGGCATTtccaccaaaaacaaaaaacaaatccaAGTAGGCCATTAGCTTCGTCCGAATAGACAATCTCTCTCGGCTTTTGCTTCCTGCACCCTTGTTTACTTCCTGCACCTCCCAGTTTTACAAAATGGTCATACTAACCTTGTCTTCCTCAGTTGTCCATAGCTTGTTTTCCACACTTCTTCATGCCTGAAACATTGTCTTGTTCATTTTGTGTAAGCATTTTGGTTGCACAGGTTCACTTGCACAGGTGAGTTAttaattgtcttgttttttcaaaatgaattttcaagatAGGTCTAGATCAACAAATCcgaaattaaaatcataaaagtaaCATAATTTTGGATCAAATAATCCGAAAATGTAACATATTTCCAAATTAGATAATTTGGATTTGTTCTTGTACAAGTACACATTTATTGATCTCgaaattatttgtatttgttaATTAGTCTAGATCAAATCAAATCCCAAATTATACAGTTATAATTTCGAATTGTTTGATCCAAATTGAGTGTTTTTGTTTCTCAGATCAACTAATCCAGAATTTCTAAACAACATTTCTGAATTGCccgatccaaaaattatattatattctgGATCAAGGGAATTTGGAATCGTTgctttaaaattatgaattagtCAATTTGgtgtagtatttttaaaattctggaTAAATCAATCTGgtgtattatttttcatttgcttCTCGGGAAGGTTGGAAATGAAACTTCTTactcatttaaaaatatatctagAGACCTTTCAAATCctagatataaaatataatcaatatataattataaaattatatgattgtGTTTGTGTCTATTATGTGCTTGTAATCAATATACGTTTAACCTCTGGATTTGAAATTACTATTTATATATCTGGTATTGACCATAATTTACAAGAATATTCTGTAGTCTTAGTAAGAGAGGAGAGGGTTAAAGATTTACCTGATATGTATGTATTATAATACTCAAACATTCATTCATATCCACGTACAAATTCACCTAATATTATATTCAAACTATTTTAATTGAGACtctattttcatttcaatttgctAATTACAACTACGGATAAATTAATCTGAAATAATGTAAATCAAATTGGAAATTTGTTTTGGAttgatttattcataatttattttaatgttatggATCAGTTAATCTATAACAGATTTTTAGATTGATTACATTATTTAACAACAATCAATCCGTAATTAAATAACgcaatttgaaaatatatttcaaattgcATGATCCGTAAAATTACAAATGTTACGAATCATGCAATCCAGAATAAATTTTTGGATTGACTTGTCCAATTAGAAATAGCTTGATCCAAACACCACCAAACAACAATCCAGATTAAGCTATTCAGAtgtatcacataaaataaacaaaagaaaaggaaaaatgaagatTCTCGTTACGGATCGCTTGATCCAAATACAACAAAACACAATCTGAATCAAGCTAtccaaaaatattacaaaagataaaaaaggggaaaagcAATCTCGAACTTACCTCTTGGATCCTTGTCGAAGTGGGTGATTCTTCACTCCTTCTACTCACAAACACgttgaagaaaacaaaaatgcaagAAGTAGTGGAGGTATAGGGCGGCAAAGAGGGGGGAAGAGGAGGTGTCGCGCGGTGCacaagaaaaccaaaaaagaaagaagcctAGGTTAAGTTAAAAGGGTGAGGGGCAAATTTGTTCGTTCTccctattttttcaaataatgggAGGTATATGAAGCAATTGACCAATCTCACCTCTAGTACGTAAGTGGACTCTATAATAGTGGGGTTCCAATAGTGAGGGAACATGAGACGTCACCCAAACCAACTTTAGTAAAAGATGAACACCCCCTCACTCATATGGGCATGTTAGAATAGTTGCAAACGAACATTGTTAGAAAAAAGAATTTTGTAAAAGCatctatatcttttattttgcgTTCATTTTTCATTAGACCGTTAGATTTTGcctttaaattcatacataacaAGTTGAATGGAAATCAAACATGTCCATACTTCAAAATACTTAACTGTAATATATCATGTGGAAATCTTTGCAACATTTCTCTTTtatgtgtgattttttttccatcttGTCAATATTAAAAGTATTGCTTGAAGCTCCAATGCAACTACATAGAAAAACCtagttttcctttcttttcaaataaaaaaaagtaatataatgtCATTAAGACAAGATAAGATGTAGCGGAGTTGAAGTACTAATATCAATATATGACACCTAAAGCACTTTGTTCCTTTCCTTTTGGATTGATTATTGTTATCCTAAAGAAATCGAGTGTATATACACTAAATGCCAATATAGTctcttttttgtaattaataaaattaatcttgGAGGTCAACATTACTGTAATGTTTTATTCAGAGTTTTCAATGCTGCTTGTCTGCCAAACCAACTCCATTCGGATAAACCAACAAAGATTCTTCACATTATCTATTCTTTTTAAACGATTAGCTGCTGCTAGAACGTTGTTTAGTGTACACATTGAGACATTGTTAATGTTTATTCCCCTTTGATGACAGCTATTTTGTCTTACTATCGAATATTAATATCTACGTCAATGAGTGTTTTTGTCGAAAGACAAATATCTGAGTCCAAGAGAAATTATTTAATCATGAATTCCACTCCAATTCCCCACCCACGAACAAGATTTTCCTACTTCCTAAGTTGGCCGTTTTAACCATTATTATACGTAAAATGTGTATTAACAGATTCATCTTTCATCACAGTGCGGCACAACtttgctttttctttatttttctagaTGCATACTTTCTAAGACAGAAGGTAGAAAAGTGGGGGTATCCAATGCATAAAAAGACAGTAGTTGGAGTAATTAGCCAACCCACTATTATTAGTCAAAAAATGTAAAGCAGAATAATAAGGTGGACAAAGGAGGATACATGAAGTTAACTCCATCACAAGTttcacataataataaattaataatgttttaataattgataaatctAGTTTTATTCATGGGCATAACTTGATCGAtctatttgtttaaacttaaaataaaaagttaattaagtGATAAATTCTTTTTAAGATGGAAAAGAAATACAAGAAcaattattttgagtttttactttttttagaaaaaatattatgaatattttaaatatatcttttaattaaagagtttaattattatatactatTGGTATAACAAAAATTACTTGGTCAACTAATcagaaattatgattttaactattaagattttaattattaatacaaaGGGCTTTAAActtgtcattttttatgtttatttgtgattaaaatgcataaactattttttttcttaattaaaaacattCTTTTCGTAAAACAACCTTAATCGAACCTGTCCAAACCTTATCTTCGATTTAATAGTACAaatatgaataagaaaaaagtaCAATATGAACCACCAAAGACATCACACAAGAAGTTAGCAACTACCGGCTTAATACCCTTTGAACCGACACAACACGAACCCAAGTACATCTATAATTGGTACTTGTTCAAGTTATGTTTTTTTCatgtaaaaatttcaatttaaattttaccgAATGCACCAtcaaagtgtgtgtgtgtgtgtattataaacaaaagagaaagaaaatgcgGGAGATTAAGTGTCACTAGAAACATACAAATATCAatatcaaaaagaagaaaagaaagacacAAATATTTGATATCTCTTGTCCTATGATTAACAAGCCTTGGTCATTTTCAATGAGCTAAGttcctctctatttttttaaattgctaCCGGTATTTAGGGAAATAAGTGAAATGGAGATGCATGGTATACATATAATGGAAAgtgtcattaattattttctcaaaactataattaaaaagaaattgagagagaaagaaatagagaaaatcttttttttttttcattttcaattcggAGATAGTTTAAGTTTTTGCTGGCTCCACATCTCTATTGGCATGTTTGTGGGAAAGCTGGTATGAATTATTACATTAAGAGTAAGTGCTTCCTTTGTTCTTCATGGTCCTCAATTTGTCATGCATCCACCCTACAACCCCCACTCACCTTTAACTACATAGAATGACTTGAGAGCaaaggcaaaaataaaatagttgtaCCTCTcacatgcacacacacacacaatatatatatatatatatatatatatatatatatatatacacacacatagaATGACTTGAGAGCAAAGGCAAAAATAAAAGAGTTGTACCTCTcacatgcacacacacacatatatatatatatatatatatgattagaGGGGATGGGGAGAAAGGGAATTAAGTGTGAGATGAAAATAATAAGGATTAAGTAGTCGTTTTTTGTCTTcaagtttcattaattttaaattagtcctATGATATTTCATTTATCCATCTCTTAGTCAttgtttataagttttttttaatcaagagCTATAATTCTCCTCCCATCATATCAGTCCAAGTTTTTGGTAAAATATTATCTCCGGCTACTATTTCATACACAAGTCAAagattaaacttcaaattttaattaaaagatttagGTTTTCAATTATCATTTGTGTAAGTAACTTTCGGTATGATGTATTATTTAGAAGTTGCATCAATTATATATGTGTGCGACATGGGGAATGAAGTGAAGGGACACACGTTTTGCCTCATATGGCCACGGCCAATTTGGGTGGGCCCATTTGCTTGCATTCAGTGGGGGCCCAACTGAACTGTTTTTAGGCCCAACCTCCTCGCATGCTTCATTGGAAAAGCATTAGTGTCTCAAAGGGCCAAAATCAATTTGCCTGCCTAGCAGAAATAAGAAGCTTAAAAATCAGTGTCCTAGCAACTTTCTAGTTTTGCATCAATAATATATCATGCTTCTGCAACTGAAGCAGTATTTTACTCcgaggaaagaaaaatattcaagTGAAATGTTGTTTAGTAGAAAAAGGAACAAATGGTGTTAAATAAGCTCCTAATCATAGTTTTAAAAACCAACCTATCGTTCAAGTGAAATGTTGtttattgaataatatataatatgctTCTatgatattcttttttttttatcttgataacaaaatatatataataaataattattatcatataaTCAATGAACGGATTAGTTTTCATAACACTAATGGTAATGGATCGAAAGAATCTAAAATtagtttgaaatttaatttaataattactttgttaaattttatttgtgaaCTAAACTGgttgaatttgaattgaaaaatgaattcattaaataaatttggaaTATGTATAAATTGACTTATTTAATTCATGAATTATCTAattctctatttatttatataatttttttttgttcaccaAGACATTATTGTGAAGTATTCATCagttttatttatgattaatttttgtcagAAAAATTTGACTGATCATCTTTAGTGTGATCTCTCCTcctatttacaatttttaattcatagtacTTAAACCTAAGATCTTACTTAAGGG is a genomic window containing:
- the LOC102660091 gene encoding putative recombination initiation defects 3 gives rise to the protein MKINRACDLNSISVFPPPLIHRRKANNVTSGLQANHSQHHSQPSQQSLSQGISSQHGLLSHFSQNSLDEAVTTNDQRVGSQEHENSLRRMSSFSRPTYSREESQAPNSRSSSNLMLKWHSADHKSQLSEGLEHRIGIMETSLGRFTMILDSVQSDVMQVNKGTKEITLEVECIRQKLIAQDNSLQLMTKGQEEIKAIIEGSLKSLAEQMSHVSKKEKLREVYLAVSALPQLIEASLQNVQNDLRNITKEMQNEYLQEISCNLKSVNQKDLAPTTLSSKSITKQITTPKMRQPLANEAKVSIQATVAPEVEMGGWKPVKKERVPFSDRRKYDMVQKKKEPHIEKYIRGGRDCAIVIESDEDIDGGFSCLFQENSGEDLLGNLTKETEEETERILRKARRRKRKVF